A genomic window from Candidatus Thiocaldithrix dubininis includes:
- a CDS encoding GNAT family N-acetyltransferase, translating to MGFIQAITRLDKTCHDLKGFDCGKPAMNQFLARFAIKHADLGLSSTWVLLEDIQSEKLPIVAYYTLASATVSRTSIPTKPSLPTYPIPVVMLARLAIAKTHQGKGLGAKLLITALRHAVQLTQQGLPAYGLILDAIDESALQFYQHFEFFESMPDNPMRLFVGVKNLQHI from the coding sequence ATGGGGTTTATTCAAGCTATCACCCGTTTGGATAAAACTTGCCACGATCTAAAAGGCTTTGATTGCGGCAAACCTGCCATGAATCAATTTTTGGCACGCTTTGCTATCAAACATGCTGACTTGGGCTTAAGCAGTACTTGGGTACTATTAGAAGACATTCAGTCGGAAAAACTGCCAATCGTAGCCTATTACACCTTAGCCAGTGCCACGGTTAGTCGTACCAGTATTCCCACTAAACCGTCTTTACCCACCTACCCCATTCCAGTAGTAATGTTGGCACGTTTAGCCATTGCTAAAACGCATCAAGGCAAAGGTTTAGGAGCAAAGCTGTTAATTACCGCACTACGCCACGCTGTGCAATTAACCCAACAAGGCTTACCTGCCTATGGTCTGATTTTGGATGCAATCGACGAATCTGCGCTACAGTTTTATCAGCATTTTGAGTTTTTTGAGTCGATGCCAGACAATCCAATGCGGTTGTTTGTGGGGGTAAAAAACCTCCAACATATTTGA
- a CDS encoding DUF1508 domain-containing protein has product MEDKWEFYQDGNNKWRWRRIASNGRIVGSSSQGYVNRSDCIDNARRHGYDG; this is encoded by the coding sequence ATGGAAGATAAATGGGAATTCTATCAAGATGGTAATAATAAATGGCGTTGGAGAAGAATAGCATCAAATGGAAGAATAGTTGGCTCATCTAGTCAGGGCTATGTTAATCGCTCTGATTGTATTGATAATGCTAGACGACATGGCTATGATGGCTAA
- a CDS encoding DUF1778 domain-containing protein gives MSLSLQRIDMRVNEQVKLLAERAANTLGCTVTEYLVRLIQEDAPKVLRGETQIVLTNAPFDRFVALCQDSKAPSPRLLKAAKQLDSEGF, from the coding sequence ATGAGCTTATCCCTACAACGCATTGATATGCGCGTCAATGAACAAGTCAAATTACTGGCAGAACGGGCAGCCAATACCCTAGGTTGTACCGTTACCGAATATTTAGTGCGCCTGATTCAAGAGGATGCGCCTAAAGTTTTACGCGGTGAAACCCAAATCGTATTAACCAATGCGCCATTTGATCGTTTTGTGGCACTTTGCCAAGATAGCAAAGCGCCTAGTCCACGCCTTTTAAAAGCTGCTAAACAATTGGACAGTGAAGGTTTCTAA
- a CDS encoding transposase, which translates to MNKAATILKTLKVRLKDKHASLLKQWAFECNQVWNEANAITAEYSYVPVPEVGYLRNNFSAFDLAKSQTAFKKSRGFTIHSQTVQEVTEAHAKARKQFKKDKLRWRVSGGSRRSLGWIPFKSGAAVWKNGQVRYNGHFFKVWDSYGLSQYAFRSGSFTEDSRGRWYFNVVVQVQATELSGKGAVGIDLGLKDTATCSNGLKLESKQFYRKAEKQLGIAQRAKQKKRVKALHAKVKNRRADTIHKFTTQLVREHSFIVVGNVSSSGLAKTKMAKSVLDAGWFMLKTQLDYKSKAMQGVFLEVNEAYSTQACSCCGSVSINSPKGRAGLGIREWTCPDCGALHDRDVNAARNILAAGHCRLAGGIPQL; encoded by the coding sequence ATGAATAAAGCAGCCACAATCCTGAAAACGCTCAAAGTCCGCCTCAAGGACAAGCACGCGTCACTGTTAAAGCAGTGGGCGTTCGAGTGTAATCAGGTATGGAATGAGGCTAACGCAATCACGGCAGAATACAGCTACGTCCCCGTTCCAGAAGTAGGCTACCTCAGAAATAACTTTTCCGCCTTCGACCTCGCCAAGAGTCAAACGGCATTCAAGAAATCACGCGGCTTCACTATTCACTCGCAAACCGTCCAAGAAGTGACCGAAGCACACGCCAAGGCACGCAAGCAGTTCAAGAAAGATAAGTTACGTTGGCGCGTGTCTGGCGGTAGTCGCCGTTCACTTGGCTGGATTCCCTTTAAATCCGGTGCAGCCGTTTGGAAAAATGGACAAGTCCGCTATAACGGTCATTTCTTCAAGGTATGGGATAGCTACGGATTATCTCAATACGCCTTTCGGTCGGGTTCATTCACCGAAGACTCAAGAGGTCGATGGTACTTTAATGTGGTGGTTCAAGTGCAAGCCACTGAACTATCAGGCAAAGGCGCGGTGGGTATTGATTTAGGCTTAAAAGATACTGCTACCTGTAGCAATGGTTTAAAGCTTGAATCTAAGCAGTTCTATCGCAAAGCCGAAAAACAACTAGGTATAGCTCAACGCGCTAAGCAGAAAAAGCGGGTTAAAGCCCTTCATGCCAAGGTTAAAAACCGTAGAGCAGATACTATTCACAAGTTCACCACTCAATTAGTGCGTGAACACTCATTCATTGTCGTTGGCAACGTCAGCAGTTCAGGTCTTGCTAAAACTAAAATGGCTAAGTCCGTTTTAGATGCAGGCTGGTTCATGCTGAAAACACAACTTGATTATAAATCGAAAGCGATGCAAGGCGTGTTTCTAGAAGTCAATGAAGCGTACAGTACCCAAGCGTGTTCGTGTTGTGGAAGCGTTTCCATCAACAGTCCGAAAGGTAGAGCAGGACTTGGAATAAGAGAATGGACTTGCCCCGACTGTGGGGCGCTGCATGATCGTGATGTGAATGCAGCTAGGAACATTCTCGCGGCAGGGCATTGCCGTCTCGCGGGAGGAATCCCCCAGCTTTAG
- a CDS encoding helix-turn-helix domain-containing protein, giving the protein MSISPSITALELGQYLAQVRERAGIKQNELAKKITWSAPQLSKIEAGERRLDESELATLLDAIGSEEAQNLKDIITRQWSVIPQPPLNHPEQEILWKAEQTINKLEKLKQDIDIKPAFERRINEYIDEIKRNTELLLKRNYQIAFVGSIGVGKSTAICRLTGLEVKGSTNDQLLPVLEVGAGGITICEVHLRNGSTYGIVVEPQSDTEIRANVADYVDYLLQSNSTDDSKDIDFQGIPKEISRAIWNMAGFKIKREKTTDEKIVRVDESKELAKKLQDHRELNLAILSRMELHKRDKRTLLYESSNGLPPLVWLKDNFEKINNGRHSDFSLPKRIEIIIPDKLLNNSDVDLKIIDTKGIDKTAIRADLENYFYQSHTLLVLCSPFSNAPASEPRLLLERARAVDVGLLEAHSTLLVLARPEEALEMRDESGIKAETATEGYDLKKDQVHMSLASLKFQSLPITFFNSREDDPNSLQDFLNRRIKEMRIGFRKSLEDILNNTLNLIDNFHTEQIQAVIQDAAMLLNTSINQKIELSIKESYIRSSLLNAISQSHPSTIRAAISRKGDWDNLDYVHHLSYGARQVAVQSLQSAKLGIVEICDTMIANPKHTEAKDFIEQFKRILLTAYEKLLTEAQTRGKESFRDRLKTEILLWSNCREEKGKGYRDRVIDHHKKWFDDDEQKKLVNAFSSWLNEQWLEIIKKLSLLLN; this is encoded by the coding sequence ATGTCTATTAGTCCATCAATAACAGCTCTAGAGTTGGGTCAATACTTGGCGCAAGTACGTGAACGAGCAGGCATTAAACAAAATGAGTTAGCGAAAAAAATTACTTGGAGTGCTCCTCAACTATCAAAAATAGAAGCGGGGGAACGTAGGTTGGATGAGAGTGAGCTAGCAACATTACTTGATGCTATCGGGTCAGAAGAGGCACAAAACTTAAAAGATATAATTACACGTCAATGGAGCGTTATCCCTCAACCTCCGCTAAACCACCCTGAACAAGAAATACTATGGAAAGCTGAGCAGACTATTAATAAACTAGAAAAGTTAAAGCAAGATATAGATATAAAGCCAGCTTTTGAAAGACGCATTAATGAATATATTGATGAAATAAAAAGAAACACAGAGCTTCTATTAAAGCGTAATTATCAAATAGCTTTTGTGGGCAGCATCGGGGTTGGTAAATCAACAGCAATTTGTCGTTTAACCGGCTTAGAAGTAAAGGGAAGTACTAATGATCAATTACTACCAGTTCTTGAAGTTGGAGCAGGTGGAATTACTATATGTGAAGTACATCTGCGTAATGGATCAACCTATGGAATAGTAGTAGAACCCCAAAGTGATACGGAAATTAGGGCAAATGTAGCCGACTATGTAGATTATTTATTACAAAGCAATTCGACGGATGATAGCAAAGATATTGATTTTCAAGGAATTCCAAAAGAAATTAGTCGAGCTATATGGAATATGGCAGGGTTTAAAATAAAAAGAGAAAAAACTACAGACGAGAAAATAGTTCGAGTTGATGAATCAAAAGAATTAGCAAAAAAGCTCCAAGATCATAGAGAGTTAAATTTAGCTATTTTAAGTAGAATGGAGTTACATAAGAGGGATAAAAGGACATTGCTTTATGAGAGTAGCAATGGCTTACCTCCTTTAGTATGGTTAAAAGATAATTTTGAGAAAATCAATAATGGACGACATTCAGATTTTAGCTTACCAAAACGAATTGAGATCATTATTCCTGATAAGTTACTAAATAATTCAGATGTTGATCTAAAAATAATTGATACAAAGGGAATTGATAAAACAGCTATTAGAGCAGATTTAGAGAATTACTTTTATCAATCACATACATTATTAGTTTTATGTTCGCCATTTAGTAATGCGCCAGCTTCTGAGCCTAGATTACTTTTAGAAAGAGCTAGAGCAGTTGATGTTGGTTTATTAGAAGCTCATAGCACTCTATTAGTTTTAGCAAGACCAGAAGAGGCTCTAGAAATGAGGGATGAAAGTGGTATTAAAGCTGAAACAGCTACTGAAGGTTATGATTTGAAAAAAGATCAAGTACACATGTCACTTGCATCTCTTAAATTTCAAAGTTTACCAATAACTTTTTTTAACTCAAGGGAAGATGATCCTAACTCATTACAGGATTTTTTAAATAGGCGTATTAAGGAAATGCGTATAGGTTTTAGGAAAAGCCTAGAGGATATTCTAAATAATACTTTAAATTTAATTGATAATTTTCACACCGAGCAAATACAAGCCGTAATACAAGATGCAGCAATGCTTTTAAATACGAGTATTAATCAAAAGATAGAACTTTCAATAAAAGAATCATATATAAGAAGCAGTTTATTAAATGCGATATCCCAATCACATCCGAGCACTATTAGAGCAGCAATTAGTCGTAAAGGAGATTGGGATAACCTTGACTATGTTCACCATCTAAGTTACGGAGCGAGACAGGTTGCAGTACAGTCATTACAATCAGCTAAACTAGGTATTGTTGAGATATGCGACACTATGATTGCGAATCCAAAACACACAGAAGCCAAAGATTTTATCGAACAATTTAAGCGTATCTTATTAACAGCTTACGAAAAATTACTAACTGAAGCTCAAACGAGAGGCAAAGAGTCGTTTCGTGATCGTTTAAAAACAGAAATTTTATTATGGTCTAATTGTAGAGAAGAAAAGGGCAAGGGTTACAGAGATAGAGTTATTGATCATCATAAAAAATGGTTCGATGATGATGAGCAAAAGAAGTTAGTAAACGCCTTTTCTTCATGGTTAAATGAACAGTGGTTGGAAATCATAAAAAAACTCTCATTGTTACTAAACTAA
- a CDS encoding XisH family protein, with the protein MPQKDESHQLVKEALIKDGWDITDDPYVISYGERFLFVDLAASTSNQGQFIGAQRKDQLIAVEIKEFRGKSAVNDLEQAIGQYTLYQLLLKQVDPKRRVFLAISDIVYDEVFSEPIGELVINQLPMDLIVIDVKAKEVKKWIRKTTSKR; encoded by the coding sequence ATGCCCCAAAAAGATGAGAGTCATCAACTAGTCAAAGAAGCCCTGATTAAGGATGGTTGGGACATTACCGATGATCCCTATGTTATTTCCTATGGTGAGCGGTTTCTTTTTGTTGATCTGGCAGCTAGTACTAGTAATCAGGGACAATTTATTGGTGCTCAACGTAAAGATCAGTTGATTGCGGTGGAAATCAAGGAATTTCGTGGCAAATCAGCAGTCAATGATTTAGAGCAAGCCATAGGGCAGTACACACTTTATCAGCTACTCTTAAAACAAGTAGATCCTAAGCGTCGGGTTTTTTTAGCAATATCAGATATAGTTTATGATGAGGTTTTTAGTGAGCCTATTGGTGAGTTAGTGATTAACCAATTACCAATGGATTTAATTGTGATCGATGTTAAGGCTAAAGAGGTGAAGAAATGGATAAGAAAAACTACCAGCAAGCGATAA
- a CDS encoding LysR family transcriptional regulator, with amino-acid sequence MNSHKAVLSRSLSQLEAKLGVRLLERSTRSLRSTEIGQTVYFALKEAALQHLGIVRLPYLLAQPLSRFA; translated from the coding sequence TTGAATAGTCATAAAGCGGTGTTAAGCCGCAGCTTAAGTCAGCTAGAGGCTAAGTTGGGCGTGCGTCTACTGGAACGCAGTACGCGAAGTTTACGCTCCACGGAAATTGGGCAAACCGTTTATTTTGCATTAAAAGAAGCTGCTTTGCAGCATTTGGGTATTGTACGTTTGCCATATTTATTAGCCCAACCGTTATCAAGATTCGCGTAA
- a CDS encoding Dyp-type peroxidase, with protein sequence MYAQTAINGEHNPAALFMLMQISDSGMAALKQQITAFYEKRHVLTRANPANQVTTALAFSKEVWQKLHNNVPANFPDMPVITGKHPLPAVPANLFVHITSKRPDLCYELAAALLDGWQGVNVLDERQGFRFHDYRDLTGFIDGIENPSEPSDQQSVTLLDASAGDCQGGSFVFAQRFVHDLTQWNQQTVDEQEKTIGRTKWEGMELADDVKPPTAHNARSNINHDIMRYSLPYASAGGEKGLFFLAYTNDLTVITTMIQRMYGLAEDGITDRLLDFTTAVGGNYFFAPPQDLLESMFELDDV encoded by the coding sequence ATGTACGCACAAACCGCAATTAATGGCGAGCACAATCCTGCGGCGCTTTTTATGCTGATGCAAATTTCAGATAGCGGCATGGCAGCGCTTAAACAACAAATTACCGCTTTTTATGAAAAACGCCATGTATTAACTCGCGCAAATCCAGCCAATCAAGTGACTACTGCCCTCGCCTTTAGTAAGGAAGTTTGGCAAAAATTGCATAATAATGTTCCAGCTAATTTTCCTGATATGCCTGTCATTACGGGCAAGCATCCATTACCGGCTGTGCCTGCTAACTTATTTGTGCATATCACCAGCAAGCGCCCCGATTTATGTTATGAATTAGCCGCTGCGTTATTGGACGGCTGGCAAGGTGTCAACGTCTTAGATGAACGCCAAGGCTTCCGTTTTCACGATTACCGCGATTTAACTGGCTTCATTGATGGCATTGAAAACCCGTCTGAACCTAGCGATCAACAAAGCGTAACCTTATTAGACGCTAGCGCTGGGGATTGCCAAGGTGGTAGCTTTGTATTTGCGCAACGTTTCGTGCATGACCTGACTCAATGGAATCAGCAAACGGTTGATGAACAGGAAAAAACCATTGGGCGTACTAAATGGGAAGGCATGGAATTAGCCGATGATGTCAAACCCCCAACCGCCCACAATGCACGTTCTAATATCAATCATGACATTATGCGTTATAGTTTGCCCTATGCCAGTGCAGGCGGTGAAAAAGGCTTATTCTTCCTTGCCTATACCAATGATTTAACGGTTATTACCACCATGATTCAACGCATGTATGGTTTGGCTGAAGATGGTATTACCGACCGCTTACTCGATTTTACCACTGCTGTCGGCGGTAATTACTTCTTTGCCCCGCCCCAAGACTTATTAGAATCTATGTTTGAATTAGACGATGTTTAA
- a CDS encoding VWA domain-containing protein, with the protein MSLSAEALAHYRTQLSCNFKQLDDAFAGCMQHAQAVLSEQGIRDYLEGASLVCKIGRGFDPVLTYLEEMPDIAHNLGEDMLTCISQAVWTMSRTPNGRSIPAFLQALPEVARRLGSRELVEHYIEIIFEMMNRTTGSIHGFHTTIPSPGLPKLLQQMPYLINQLALGGLKNWIEYGIRNYGKHPQRQEEYFALESADSKAMLQHERKGTLFTHHERKLNLYLQACWQRTDHLVPYSIDFRDMREQQPYVDEYGMRIPDVFDDFNGVRGIDRYRAVLAHMAAHQRWTRKVIADNFSPQQRIAIERLEDSRVEYLAMQQYQGLRRIFIALHPRPEEGACNPAKESCLRHRLAMLSYAILNPEHGYQNATINEYVAQFHALMQQGDSSTRAMVDLALSFVAKTRLQSDQLPNVYFTDTTIPYRDDNRHLWQFIEESDDEDFFEQTQRDDQSDVQGLPPRHYPEWDYSTQTYRPDWVSVYEGLHAQGSPAHIDALLAKHAALAKKLKQIVDLLKPQNYTRVRYQEEGSELDLDVAIRSLIDFKSGANPDPRINMSHKHDGRNIAVMLLLDLSASISETPQGCTQSILELSQEAVSLLAWAIEALGDPFAIAGFASNTRHEVRYQHIKGFRESFQDEVKGRLAAMEAGYSTRMGAALRHAAHYLEHQNADKKLLLILTDGEPSDIDVDDPQLLTQDTRQAVKELDNQGIYTYCISLDPRADEYVRDIFGKRYTVIDNVQRLPERLPQVFMALTG; encoded by the coding sequence ATGTCGCTATCCGCCGAAGCCCTTGCTCATTATCGCACCCAATTAAGCTGCAATTTCAAACAGCTCGATGATGCCTTTGCGGGTTGTATGCAGCATGCGCAAGCGGTGTTGAGTGAACAGGGGATTAGGGATTATCTCGAGGGTGCATCGTTGGTGTGCAAGATCGGGCGCGGGTTTGACCCTGTACTGACTTATCTGGAAGAAATGCCTGATATTGCCCACAACTTAGGCGAGGATATGCTCACATGCATTAGCCAAGCGGTGTGGACGATGTCGCGTACTCCCAATGGGCGCTCGATTCCTGCGTTTTTGCAAGCGCTGCCTGAAGTAGCGCGGCGTTTGGGAAGTCGTGAATTGGTTGAGCATTATATTGAAATCATTTTTGAGATGATGAACCGCACCACAGGCTCGATTCATGGTTTTCATACCACTATTCCCAGTCCAGGTTTGCCTAAACTACTCCAGCAAATGCCTTATTTAATCAATCAATTGGCATTGGGTGGTTTAAAAAATTGGATTGAATACGGCATTCGCAATTATGGCAAACATCCGCAGCGCCAAGAGGAGTACTTCGCGCTGGAGTCGGCGGATAGTAAAGCTATGTTGCAGCATGAGCGCAAAGGTACGCTATTTACCCATCACGAGCGCAAGCTAAATCTGTATCTGCAAGCCTGTTGGCAACGTACCGATCACCTCGTACCGTACTCGATTGATTTCCGTGATATGCGCGAACAACAGCCGTATGTTGATGAATATGGTATGCGTATTCCTGATGTATTCGATGATTTCAATGGGGTGCGCGGCATAGACCGTTATCGCGCGGTATTGGCGCACATGGCGGCGCATCAGCGTTGGACGAGAAAGGTGATTGCCGATAATTTCAGCCCACAGCAACGCATTGCCATTGAACGCTTGGAAGACAGCCGCGTCGAGTACTTGGCAATGCAGCAGTATCAAGGCTTACGCCGTATCTTTATTGCCCTGCATCCTCGCCCAGAAGAAGGTGCGTGTAATCCCGCCAAAGAATCCTGTCTGCGCCATCGTTTGGCGATGTTGTCCTATGCGATTTTGAACCCTGAACATGGCTATCAAAATGCCACCATTAATGAATATGTCGCCCAGTTTCACGCCCTCATGCAACAAGGCGACAGTTCTACCCGTGCAATGGTCGATTTAGCCTTGTCATTCGTAGCAAAAACGCGCTTGCAGTCTGATCAATTGCCGAATGTGTATTTTACCGATACCACAATTCCGTACCGCGATGATAATCGGCATTTGTGGCAGTTTATTGAGGAAAGCGATGATGAGGACTTTTTTGAGCAAACTCAGCGCGACGATCAAAGCGACGTGCAAGGCTTGCCGCCGCGCCATTACCCCGAATGGGATTACAGTACGCAGACCTACCGCCCTGATTGGGTGAGTGTGTATGAAGGTTTGCACGCTCAAGGCAGCCCTGCACATATTGATGCATTGCTGGCAAAACATGCGGCATTGGCGAAAAAGCTCAAGCAAATTGTCGATTTATTAAAGCCGCAAAACTATACCCGCGTGCGTTATCAAGAAGAAGGTAGTGAGCTGGATTTGGACGTGGCGATTCGTTCCCTGATTGATTTTAAAAGTGGCGCAAATCCCGACCCGCGTATCAATATGAGCCATAAGCACGACGGGCGTAATATTGCGGTGATGCTGCTATTGGACTTGTCCGCCTCGATCAGCGAAACCCCTCAAGGCTGCACGCAAAGTATCCTCGAACTCAGCCAAGAAGCCGTGTCCTTATTAGCATGGGCGATTGAAGCACTGGGCGATCCGTTTGCCATTGCAGGCTTTGCCTCCAACACGCGCCACGAAGTACGCTACCAGCATATTAAAGGCTTCCGCGAGTCATTTCAGGATGAAGTCAAGGGACGTTTAGCGGCAATGGAAGCGGGCTATTCTACGCGCATGGGGGCAGCATTACGCCACGCCGCACATTATTTAGAACATCAAAACGCCGATAAAAAACTGTTACTAATTCTCACCGACGGCGAACCCTCCGATATTGATGTGGATGACCCGCAATTATTGACGCAGGACACGCGCCAAGCGGTAAAAGAATTAGATAATCAAGGTATTTATACCTACTGCATTAGCCTCGACCCACGAGCAGATGAATACGTGCGCGATATATTCGGCAAACGTTATACGGTGATTGATAATGTACAGCGCTTGCCAGAGCGATTGCCGCAGGTGTTTATGGCGTTGACGGGGTGA
- a CDS encoding Swt1 family HEPN domain-containing protein, producing the protein MLSKLEKIPDINEEAVVVYAYLQMLEKWLREMVYVELKAKKGNSWFNFHKTKNTYDSDKKYTHMSTPESSPLSYLSFGELQKLIKNNWEIFSPYLPPQNIWDAKLEEIDNIRNRIAHFRSLHEQDLNRVLQFLRDIDQGFWRFCTSYNDSFTVLPADNDSVTNKFADLDPFFPKQIDEKRWVTVGHAPPDLLYIVSIRVIRRLWCDTSDKIEGTPGYLYDLNIVIRGQRQYDYKRFLSASKKLHSKFVHICLDHQSNSIRITIPANYGSEEVINIIEQLIEITEHTIIPSRGIVDIDDTSVKKLADEWPEYVLSPKNPLTFLDSEMPCSFFNA; encoded by the coding sequence ATGTTGTCTAAACTAGAAAAAATACCAGATATAAATGAAGAAGCTGTAGTTGTTTATGCCTATTTACAAATGCTGGAAAAATGGCTCAGAGAAATGGTTTACGTTGAGCTAAAAGCAAAAAAAGGAAATAGCTGGTTTAATTTTCATAAAACAAAAAATACATATGATTCAGATAAAAAATATACGCATATGTCAACCCCAGAATCTAGCCCATTAAGTTATTTGTCTTTTGGTGAATTACAAAAGCTTATCAAAAATAATTGGGAGATTTTTTCACCATACCTACCACCACAAAACATATGGGATGCAAAGCTAGAAGAAATAGATAACATTAGAAATAGAATAGCCCATTTCAGATCATTACATGAACAAGATTTAAATAGAGTTTTACAATTTTTGCGAGACATAGATCAAGGTTTTTGGAGATTCTGCACAAGTTATAATGATTCTTTTACGGTTCTACCAGCAGATAATGATTCAGTTACAAACAAATTTGCTGACCTTGATCCATTTTTCCCAAAACAAATAGATGAGAAGAGATGGGTTACTGTCGGACATGCACCTCCCGATTTGTTATATATTGTATCTATTAGAGTAATCAGACGATTATGGTGCGACACCTCAGATAAGATAGAAGGCACACCTGGCTATTTATATGATTTAAACATTGTTATTAGAGGTCAACGCCAATATGACTACAAAAGATTTCTCAGTGCATCAAAAAAACTACACTCTAAATTTGTTCATATCTGTTTAGATCATCAATCAAATAGTATTCGGATCACCATTCCTGCAAATTATGGGAGTGAAGAAGTTATTAATATAATAGAACAGCTAATCGAGATAACGGAACACACGATAATTCCAAGTCGAGGGATAGTCGATATTGATGATACTTCAGTTAAAAAACTAGCTGATGAATGGCCTGAGTATGTGTTAAGTCCAAAGAATCCTTTGACTTTTTTAGATTCAGAGATGCCTTGTTCTTTTTTCAATGCATAA
- a CDS encoding integron integrase encodes MLEGEERCSNELYQRYQPALAEVVKAVRLKNYAMRTEQTYRGWIARFFYFHKPNDVHDLGGKEVKQYLEYLVLKRNVSVSTQKQALNALAFLFNQVWKKPLDDLGDFIGSKRPRKLPVVLSRDEVRRVFQHLKGTHHLMTGLLYGGGLRLMECVTLRILDVDFDYNQLLIRNAKGFKDRIVPLPERFKDALKQQIAFVERQHQMDLKNGFGEVYLPDALGRKYQNAAKELRWQYVFPSSGVAADPRSGVVRRHHLHETSLQKIIRRAVKQAGITKHATTHTFRHSFATHLLESGYDIRTVQELLGHSDVSTTMIYTHVLNTPGISVRSPADMI; translated from the coding sequence ATGCTCGAAGGTGAAGAGCGTTGTTCCAATGAGCTTTACCAACGTTATCAGCCAGCCTTAGCCGAAGTAGTCAAAGCCGTGCGCCTCAAAAATTACGCGATGCGCACCGAACAAACCTATCGCGGTTGGATTGCCCGCTTTTTTTACTTCCACAAACCCAACGACGTGCATGATTTGGGCGGTAAAGAAGTCAAACAATACCTCGAATACCTTGTGCTTAAACGCAATGTCTCAGTTTCCACCCAAAAGCAGGCATTAAATGCGCTTGCGTTCCTGTTTAACCAAGTCTGGAAAAAGCCGCTGGATGATTTGGGCGACTTTATCGGTTCAAAACGCCCACGTAAATTGCCGGTGGTGCTGTCCCGTGATGAAGTGCGCCGCGTATTCCAACACCTGAAAGGTACGCATCATTTAATGACGGGCTTGCTCTACGGTGGCGGTTTGCGTCTCATGGAGTGCGTGACCCTGCGGATTCTGGATGTGGATTTCGATTACAACCAATTGCTGATTCGCAATGCTAAGGGCTTTAAAGATCGGATTGTGCCGCTGCCCGAACGTTTCAAAGATGCCCTCAAACAACAAATTGCCTTCGTTGAGCGTCAACATCAAATGGACTTAAAAAACGGGTTTGGCGAGGTGTATCTGCCCGATGCCTTGGGGAGAAAATACCAAAATGCAGCGAAAGAATTACGCTGGCAATATGTGTTTCCTTCCAGTGGTGTCGCTGCTGACCCGCGTTCTGGGGTGGTGCGTCGCCATCATCTGCATGAAACCAGTTTGCAGAAAATCATTCGGCGGGCGGTGAAACAAGCGGGGATCACCAAACATGCCACCACGCACACCTTCCGCCATTCCTTCGCTACCCATTTGCTGGAATCCGGTTACGACATCCGTACCGTTCAGGAATTACTGGGACATTCGGATGTATCGACAACGATGATTTATACCCATGTGTTGAATACGCCCGGTATCAGTGTACGTAGTCCAGCAGATATGATTTAG
- a CDS encoding XisI protein encodes MDKKNYQQAIKNVIAMYAKFRPSHGSIRLDTVFDDAQGHYALMQVGWDRGRRVRGNLIYIVLEGEKVVIEYDGIEHGISEDLIAQGVDEQDIVLAFLDVPSVAVAA; translated from the coding sequence ATGGATAAGAAAAACTACCAGCAAGCGATAAAAAATGTCATTGCCATGTATGCCAAGTTTCGCCCCTCTCACGGCAGTATTCGCCTTGATACTGTATTTGATGATGCTCAAGGGCACTATGCTTTAATGCAAGTGGGTTGGGATAGGGGGAGGCGGGTACGTGGGAATTTGATCTATATCGTACTTGAGGGTGAGAAAGTCGTTATTGAGTATGATGGCATTGAGCATGGCATTAGTGAGGATTTAATTGCTCAAGGTGTGGACGAGCAGGATATTGTTTTGGCGTTTTTGGATGTGCCAAGTGTGGCGGTTGCTGCCTGA